ACCTTCCTTCCACCAAAGTAAGATCATGATGAATTGGTCATGAAGAGTTGAAAATTGCATTCTATCTGTTAAAAAGTGGCAATTGCCACTTTTTATAAGTCGGTATAGGAGTATAGTACAAGATAACGCAGCGTCAATAGGCCCATGCATGTTCCAAAATGCTTCCAATCACTCAGTAATACTATACCATGAATGCAATATTGTAATGAAAATGAGTTTATTGGCTTCCAACAACATTTAAGCACTTCTCATtgcatgcataaaaaataaaaaataaaatgttatctTTATTTGGTCTTTGGCATTggctaaaaacaattttcatgcGTGTCATGTGAAAATGACCCATTACAGAGAAGTCAAGTTATTGATTCGAGTTGTATGGTCATTGGTTTATcacatcaccatcatcatcaattAATAATTAGTTGCTTCTTTAACAATATTAGTTATTTCAAGATTTGTTTTGATGAttgtttgcttctttctttAATATGACAATAAGGGActatttcttttactttcttgGCCCAAGGGGTTGGACTTTAGAGTgttttttgttgatatatttaTCACCTTAAGGGacccaaaattttattagttagcCCCAAGTGAAAGCATGCCACTAGGGGTTTCTGCGTAGGGTGAACTGTAGCTGTGATAAAATTGATTAGGCATTGTGAAATGCCCTCAATTCGGTGATTGAATAACTTCTAACTTATAACCATATTTAGCAATATATCAGccaaataggaaaagaaaaagaaaaaaaactatgaatGACTTTGGCGCAATATTTAGGATGCAGATGAATACTTTTAGTCTTTTActactaaccaaaaaaaacaaagaagagaaaatgataTATGCATGCATGTGGTTGGGcattatttggtaattttttggatGACAATATTGACTGTCTGCCACTTTGAACATTATGCCCTATCAAGACCGCAGCCGATTTGCCGAAGTCTctggttaatttatcaattcATATAAAAGATTTAGGCCCATATTACAATTTGGCTGACAACAAATTTAAGGAGACTTTAAATTTCATAACTTGTTAATTTGTGTGAGAGTAAGTGGTAGAcactttttgactttttgttatttttgattTGGATACATCACTTTTCGTTAACCAATTACAAAGGCACAAGTCagcaaattataaaattaaatatgaaaataattgtGTTCATAGTATTGTTGACTACTTGGATTGTTCACGGgggatgaaacaaaaaaaaatattgagaagAGAATCAACAAGATATTGCCCCACACAAATATTATTCAATTAGGTATGCACTCTTTTATTAATGCACAATTGGTCCTTCATTTAACATTCTTAAATGCTATTCACATAGCGGCAATCCTTTCTTATCTCCCCATCATCCCCTGTAAGTGGGTTATTCTCCGATAACAAGAGCACAGCCTTAGCAAACTGGTCCTGGAAATAGCCATTATCAGCAGCAAACTTTTCGACATAAGGATATGTTGTTGGGTCAGAAGCGAGTTGTTGATCCACAATGAGTAGGCCCTTGTTGCCTAATAGGTTCTTGTAGTACATGTTATCTAGTATCATTGGTGTTTCACGATCGTTCCTTGCATAAAGAACTGCCTTTGGATCAGGATTTGGCGTTGGGCAACGACCCTTTAGGTATTCAGCGTATTCAGGATCCAAAGTTGGGTCGACTGTGGGGTAGAGTCGTTGTACCAGATTCATGCAGTGAGTTCGACCCACTGAGTGAGCTCCTACATAGGAAACCAAGCTCGTAATTAGATAAACAAAAATATGGGTAAAATTTAGATATAGATTTATAATGACTTAGATGCAGTAgattaagattaaaaatttttaattatcttaaaaaaaaaagaacactaTTTGTGTTCTATTGGTCAATACAAAGTGTTTGAAATTAGGAACCGTAGAGTactatatttaagttttattttatgtaaatcATCCCctatttttagtatttggtcTTTCTTGTTTTAATTCTTCAAGATTTTATGTGTATTATGAAGGCCCATCCAATCAAACCCAATGGGCCATCAATTATGTTTTGGGTATCATGTTTACAAGGTAGGCTTAGCATTATTGGACTCTTAAGGCCATTAATTTTAGTGGTTAAATTTTTGGGACTAGAGGAGCCTTAGGCCTAGACCTAAAGCCAGCCTGAAGGTTAAGGCCGAAATACCAGACATAATGTTTGTATAATTGCTAAATTGAGATAAAAAATGATGTAccaagagaaaagaaaacatgCCATACCTAAAAGAGCAACGATTCCCTCAACATCGAGTCCAATGGATTGAAAGCGAGAAAGCACTAGTGTGATGCTATCGTTGTGATTAGGGAGGGACTCTTCAACAAAATTTGCATGACTTTCCTTGCTATCCCTCCGCCCGGTTTTCATTTCAATGCGTGGTCCTCCTAactgtaagagcatccacagcagtggagctaaaaaattagctttttagctccactaaaagttactttatctattttacctatacatatctacacacatgctgcagcagtggatctattttagctttcaacacaataaaataatataaacatcacaataaaataatatatcccacaactcaaaaaacattcacaacaccaactacaataaaataatattttttttgtttagctctcatgaacagtgcacatctatctatagatgtgcactattcattaaagctaaaaaaaaatagatttagctccactgctggagcatgctttttggtgtttgaagagctaaaaaataccaatataccAATATACCACCACTGCTGTGAGTGCTCTAACATGGCCATATGACAATTgaacaatattttctttattttattatttacaagtcaACGAATAATATTTATATGTGATACTTATTTACTTAATAAATATTggtaataaaaaattcaaataagataatttataaaaaaaaatattatatatagttttagattttttatatataaaaaatcagacataaattaatcacaaaaattGTTCAGTGGAGCGGTTTAGTAGTTGGGTTGCTTTAGTTAAGTAAAACTATTGGGTGTGTATTTCGGTTAGCTTAActgttaaaatttattgttgttaagCTCAAATCTTGTatgtttatattaaaaattagttagTGTTTTGGCATGAAGATAAAGAACTTACATGAATCACAAAGTAAAACTTTATaggttcatatatatatatatatatatatatatatataaaacattggtataaaaattggcatgcatgttaagaacatatagaacatgtaattcaacaattgaattttcaaaatataaatactaTAAGAAGTTATTGAATagtgtaatattgcttagagttacatcacccaatattttttaattaaatgttaattttgataaatctactgttagattacattatattCGTACATTCTCcatgcttagagttacaccacccaatattttttaattaaatgttaattttgataaatctaccgttagattacattatattcgtatattctccatgcttacaaaatttaaagatgaatAAAGATCAATacttatgtcatcaatcaattgtttaaattgaagtttttctaatttaaaataaggTATAAAAGATGAGCTTATGAATCggatggtaaattacatccgattgacaatttagtttgaaaattgacatgcatgttaagaacatataaaacatgtaactTAACGgttgagtttttaaaatatgaatattataataagttatttagtgatgtaatattatttagagttacactaggtgtaattACCCAAcccagaggctcttctattatTTAGAGttacgcgcgtgctcagaggcttttttttttttttttgtaaaagttaataatttgaatttattatattttttttagataacattttagtgggagttaaaaatgtatttacttataaaaaaaaataagtgtatatatctatttagtttagttttttttttaatttatttttttggaaaataaaaacagCGTGagttgtttaacttatttttctatttaaaaaataataataaatgtatagttactttgaagaagtgatttagtaaaataatgttcttattttgtaggcaatgttcaagttagacatgtatttccttctcaaaaaaaaagttagacatgtatttttaccaaactatcttttaattttatttctacttaaacctagaggttgtaggggtattttggaacaaaaaaaatccggCCCAAATAGAGAAGCCCCTTAAGTTATATTGTCATTTAACTTAtataactttcaaaaaaaaaaaaaaattgttttaaaatatcaaacataGTTTCATTAagatatatatgtttttataattgattGTGACTTTGTGGGAGAGAGAAAGTAACGAGCAAATGCACCATGACAATGCCATCTCTTGCGGAAAGTGCAACAATATCAGCACACGAAACTGCCAAAGGGCATTCCTTCTCAAGTGCCTCTTTGATTGTGCTAACGTACTTGAAATTCCTCATCCCAAAGCTCCTTTCAGATGCCTGTTCCGATTCAATACCATTCAC
This genomic stretch from Castanea sativa cultivar Marrone di Chiusa Pesio chromosome 9, ASM4071231v1 harbors:
- the LOC142609655 gene encoding peroxidase 21 encodes the protein MATTNKLRSSPSFIFLSLALLFHFYLCKGDLLLNYYTESCPNAEDIIKQEVTDLYDKHGNTAVSWVRNLFHDCMVKSCDASLLLETVNGIESEQASERSFGMRNFKYVSTIKEALEKECPLAVSCADIVALSARDGIVMLGGPRIEMKTGRRDSKESHANFVEESLPNHNDSITLVLSRFQSIGLDVEGIVALLGAHSVGRTHCMNLVQRLYPTVDPTLDPEYAEYLKGRCPTPNPDPKAVLYARNDRETPMILDNMYYKNLLGNKGLLIVDQQLASDPTTYPYVEKFAADNGYFQDQFAKAVLLLSENNPLTGDDGEIRKDCRYVNSI